The Candidatus Binatus sp. genome has a window encoding:
- the rpmA gene encoding 50S ribosomal protein L27 — protein sequence MAHKKGQGSTRNGRDSPGQRRGIKIYAGQTVKAGNIIIRQLGTRVHPGRNVGLGRDYTIYALIDGVVKYEPKGEKRQVSVEPLPAGTDSAGASA from the coding sequence GTGGCGCACAAAAAAGGCCAGGGTTCGACGCGCAATGGCCGCGACAGTCCGGGCCAGCGCCGTGGTATCAAGATTTACGCGGGGCAGACCGTCAAGGCCGGCAACATCATCATCCGCCAGCTCGGCACCCGCGTGCATCCGGGGCGCAACGTCGGTCTGGGCCGCGACTATACGATTTACGCGCTCATTGACGGTGTGGTTAAGTACGAGCCGAAGGGTGAGAAGCGGCAAGTGAGCGTCGAGCCGCTCCCGGCCGGCACCGATAGCGCAGGGGCGTCTGCTTAG